The Cryptosporangium phraense genome includes the window GATCGCGGTCGACGGGCAGCGGCTGACCGCGCTGTCGGCCATCCGGTCGGCCGGATCCGCCGTCCTGGTCGATTTCCGGCCGGTCGACAACCCGTACACGATCACCGCGGTCGGCGACTCCGACGACCTGTACCGGCAACTGCTGCGGGCACCGGCCGTGCGCCGGTTCCAGACGTACGTCAAGGACTACAAGATGGGGTTCGACCTGCGCCGCGAGGATTCGCTGCGCCTCCCGGCCGGTCCGGAGCCGGAGCTGCGGGTGGCGGCGCCGCCGTCCCCGTCGTCGTCCGGGGCCCCGGGGGCGTCCCCGACGACGTCGACCGGCGCGGCCGCGTCGACGCCACCCCCTGACTCCCCGTCCCCCTCGTCTTCCGGAGGTGCCGATTGATCCCCGCGGTGGCGCTGGTCGTCGGCATCGTCGTCGGTCTCGTGTTCAAGCCGGCCGTCCCGACCGGGCTCGAGCCGTACCTGCCGATCGCGGTCGTGGCCGCGCTGGACGCGGTGTTCGGCGGTATCCGGGCCCGGCTGGACGGCATCTTCGACGACAAGGTGTTCGTCGTCTCGTTCGTGTCCAACGTCCTGGTGGCCGCGCTGATCGTGTACCTCGGCGACAAGCTCGGGGTGGGCGGTCAGCTGTCGACCGGGGTCGTGGTCGTGCTCGGGGTCCGGATCTTCGGGAACGTGGCGGCGATCCGGCGCCACATCTTCCGCGCATGACGGGCCCGGACGACCTGCCCCGCCAGCGCGAGCAGGACCCGGCCGGCTCCCGGCCCGATCCGACCAGGCCCGATCCGACCAAGCCCGATCCGACCATGCCCGATCCGGACGAGACGGTCACCGAAGCGATCACGCTTCCCGTGGCGTCCGCGTCCGCGTCCGCGTCGAGCGCATCGACGGCGGGAAGCGCGGCGGGTGCGCCGCCCGCGGCCGCCGGCCCCGCGCCCGCGGCCGGCGCCACCGCGGACGACGCCTCCCCGGACGGCGGCAGCGCTCCCGCCGAGCGCGGCCGCGGCACCGCCGAGGGCGGCCGCGGCACCGCCGAGGGAACCGGTCTCACCGGCGACGGTGGCCGGGAGATCGTGCGGGCCGGGAGCGTCGGCGGGCCGTCGCCCGCGCACCGGGACCCGGCCGAGACCTCGCGGCGGCAGTGGTGGATGAAGGCCGCCGCGGTCGCGCTCTGCGCGCTGCTCGGGCTGAGCCTGGCCGCGCAGCTGCGCCGCAACCAGCAGGACGGGCAGCTCTCCGGCGCGCGTCAGGAAGACCTGGTCCGGATCCTCGACGAGCTGGACAGCCGTCAGCAGCGGCTGCAGACCGAGATCAGCGACCTCGAACAACGGCGGCAGGCCCTCACCACCGAGGCCGAGGGGTCGGAGACGGCCCAGCGCGACCTGGAGGAGCGGGCCACCGAGCTCGGCATCCTGGCCGGCACGACCCCGGCCGTCGGCGACGGGCTGCGGCTGGTCTTCCGGCCCGGCCGCACGCCGCTGCGGGCCGAGGTGATCCTGGACGCGGTCGAGGAGCTGCGCGGGGCCGGGGCCGAGGCGATGCAGATCTCCGGCCAGAGCGGCGGGACCGTGCGGATCATCGCGTCGACCGCGTTCCTCGACGTCGACGACGATCTGCTGGTCGGCGACAAACGGCTCACCGGGCCGTACACGCTGCTGGCGATCGGGGAGCCGCAGACGATGCGGGCCGCGCTCGTCATCCCCGGTGGTGTCGTCGACTCGGTCGAGGGCGCCACCGGTACGGTGCAGATCACCACCCCGGATCCGGTCTCCGTGAGTGCGACGCTCTCGCCGGCGTCGCCGCGGTACGCCGAGCCGGTGGACTGACCGTCAGACCGTGTGACCCTCCTTGACGTGTGAAAGGAACCACCTCCGTGATCCCCGACGATCTGCGGTACACCGCCGAGCACGAATGGATCCGCGCGACCAGCGGGAGCATCGTCCGGATCGGCATCACCGACTACGCCCAGGACTCGCTCGGCGACATCGTCTTCGTGCAGCTCCCGGAGGTCGGCAACTCGATCACGGCCGGCGAGGCGGTGGGCGAGGTCGAGTCGACGAAGAGTGTGTCCGACGTGTACGCGCCGGTGAGCGGCACCGTGACCGCGAAGAACGAGGCACTCGACGACCAGCCGGAACTCGTCAACGGCGAGCCCTACGGCGGGGGCTGGATGCTCGAGATCGAGCTCGACGACCCGAGCGTCCTGGACGGGCTGCTGAGCGCCGACGAGTACCGCGAGCTGACGGAGAAGGACTGACGCGCGGGCGCTTACCTGCTTGCACTAGGCTTCGTGGGTCGAACACCGGTCGCGAGGCGGGTGGTCGTCCCCTCACTGTGACCTGGTCTGCCAGACTGGGCCGCAGTTCTGCGACAAGACTTCAGACTGGGAGGCGATCGAACTTGAAGGGTGCCCCTCCAGCATCCGCTCCGCTGTGCCCGCGGGCCCTAGACGCCGGAGGTGTGCGGTGAGCCGCCATTCCGAGGACGATCAGCAGCAGGTGGACGTCACCTCGACGATGATCCTCGGCGCCATCGACGACGTCGTCGAGGCGTCGGAGGCCGGCGGGGGGAGCGACCCCGAAGGTACCCGGATCGCGGAGAGCCTGCCGCCCGGTTCGGCGCTGCTCGTGGTCCGGCGCGGCCCCAACGCGGGGAGCCGGTTCCTCCTGGACAGCGACGTCACCACGGCCGGTCGTCACCCGGAGAGCGACATCTTCCTCGACGACGTGACGGTGTCGCGCCGGCACGCCGAGTTCCGCCGCGAGGGTGGCGTCTTCGTCGTCCGCGACGTCGGGAGCCTGAACGGCACCTACGTCAACCGGGAGCGGGTCGAGTCGGCCACGCTCGCCAACGGCGACGAGGTGCAGGTCGGCAAGTTCCGGCTGGTCTTTCTCTCGGGCCCGCGAGTCGCTCCGTGACGGCGTCCGGGAACGCGCGGGCCTTCTTGAGCATCGGCGAGGTTCTCGCCCAGCTCCGGCCGGAGTTCCCGGACACCACGATCTCCAAGCTCCGGTTCCTCGAGTCCGAAGGGCTCGTGGAACCGGAGCGCACGCCGGCCGGGTACCGCAAGTACTCGAGCGAGGACGTCGCCCGGCTCCGGTACGTGCTGGCCGCGCAGCGGGATCAGTACCTCCCGCTGCGCGTGATCCGCGAGCACCTCCAGTCGATGGGCGGGGGTGTCCCGGTGCAGAACCCGCGCGCGCTGGTGGAGGAGGAGGCGCTTCCGTCTGCGGGCGATTTCTCCCGACCTGAGATTGATGTCCGACTTTCGCGCTCGGACCTGCTCGACCGGACCGGCATCAGCGACGCCCAGCTCAAGCAGATCGAGAGCTACGGCCTGATCACCGCCCGCGGAGCCGGCTGGTACGACGCCGACGGGCTGGCGATCGCCGAGGCGGTGGCGCGGATGGCCGAATTCGGGCTGGAGCCACGTCATCTTCGGGGGTACAAGACCGCCGCCGACCGCGAGGTGGGCCTGTTCGAGCAGGTCGTCGCGCCGGTCGCGCGGCAGCGCGGGCCGGAGGCGAAGGCTCGGGCCGAGGAGACCGTCCGGGAGCTCGCGGCGCTCTCGCTGCGGTTGCACACGGCGCTCGTCCAGGCGCGCCTGCGCGGGCCTCTCGGGGGTTGATCCTCGGCCCCCCGCCGACGGGCCGAGTGTGGGCGGGACGTGTACGTTCGACAGAGGCAAGCTGGGGGCTCTCAGCGTCCCCGCGCGCGCGAGTGCAGAGGCTGGGTGAGGTACGGGTGAAGGAGCTCAACGTCGTCGGTGTGCGGGTCGAGCTACCGAACAACCAGCCGATCGTCCTCCTCAAGGAGGTCGCGGGGGATCGTTACCTGCCGATCTGGATCGGGCCGGTCGAGGCGACCGCCATCGCGTTCGAGCAGCAGGGGGTCCGGCCGACCCGGCCGTTGACCCACGATCTCCTGCGTGACGTTCTGGGCGCGCTGGAAGCGCCGCTGCGCAAGGTCGAGATCGTCGAGCTGCGTGACAACGTGTTCTACGCCGAGCTGGTGATCGGCGACGGGGTGCGGGTGAGCTCGCGCCCCTCGGACGCGATCGCGCTGGCTTTGCGGGTCGGCGTCACGATCACGTGCGCGGAAGCGGTGCTCGAGGAGGCCGGCATCATCATCCCGGACGAGCAGGAGGACGAGGTCGCGAAGTTCCGCGAGTTCCTCGACACGATCTCGCCCGAGGACTTCGCGGGCTCCTGAGCGCGGGCTCCTGAGCGTCTTTCAGAAAAATAGGGGTTCGTGCACAAGCTTGGTTGAGTGTTCCGGGCATTATGCCCTATTTCGAGGTACTGTAATCCGCTGAGCGCATCCGGAAGGTCGCGACACGCCGTCGTCGGACGTTGACCGGTGTTCACCGCCCTCTTACCGTCGAGGTCTCGGGGGCACAGTGGATCGGCACACGCGCGGAGGTCAGCGGTGGTCAAGCGCGACGGTACGGCCGGCCAGGCCGAGCTCCCGGTTTCCGGGGGCCTCGCCGGGGCGCCGACCGCGCCCCTGCACCCTACGTACGACGGTCAGGGCGTCCTGTTCGAGCCTGAGGCGTCGTCGCCGGACGAGAACGTCGGGTACCGCGGGCCCACCGCCTGTCACGTCGCCGGCATCACGTACCGGCAGCTCGACTACTGGGCCCGCACCGGGCTGGTGGAGCCGAGCATCCGGGGCGCGCAGGGTTCGGGCTCGCAGCGGCTGTACTCGTTCCGCGACATCCTGGTGCTCAAGATCGTGAAGCGGCTGCTCGACGCCGGGGTCTCGCTGCAGAACATCCGGCTGGCGGTCGACCAGCTCCGGGCCCGCGGGGTCGAGGATCTCGCCCGCATCACGCTGCTCTCCGACGGCACGACCGTGTACGAGTGCACGTCGCCGGAGGAGGTCGTCGACCTGCTCCAGGGCGGTCAGGGCGTGTTCGGGATCGCGGTGGGCGGGGCGTTCCGCGAGATCGAGGGTTCGCTGGCCAAGCTGCCCGGTGAGCGCGCGAACGGCTCCCCGGCCCCGGCGACCCGCCCCGACGACGACGAACTCTCGAGGCGTAGGGCTCGTCGAACCGGGTAAGGTTCGTTTCACGTCAGTACCCGTACGGGAGAGTTCCTGGGCAGCCAGTCCCAGGGCGCCGAAGGAGCAACCTCCCCGGAACCTCTCAGGCCTCAGGACCGTGCGGTGGGCGGCCACGCCCGGACGACTCTGGAAAGCAGGCGCACTGTCGCGCCTCACCGACGGTGCAAGCCCCCGCGCGGGTGAAGCTCTCAGGTACCGATGACAGAGGGGGAGACCGGTCCGTTGTGTTCCCACACCCCCGGAGCTCCCTGTCATGACCGATCGTCCTTCGCTCGCGTCGCTGTCCACTCCGTTCGCGCGTCGTCACATCGGGCCGTCCGCCGCTGAGGTGTCGACGATGCTCGACGTCGTCGGTCAGCCGTCGGTCTCGGCGTTGCTGTCCGCGGCGATCCCGGCGTCGATCCGCCTGGAGGAGGGCCTCGACCTGCCGGCCGCGGTCTCCGAGGCCGAGGCGACCGCCGCGCTGCGCGCGCTGGCCGCCCGCAACCGGCCGATGACCCAGATGATCGGCCTCGGCTACTCCGACACGATCACCCCGCCGGTGATCCGCCGCAACGTCCTCGAGAGCCCGGCCTGGTACACGGCCTACACGCCCTACCAGCCGGAGATCTCCCAGGGCCGGCTCGAGGCCCTGTTGAACTTCCAGACCGTCGTCAGCGACCTGACCGGCCTGCCGGTCGCCGGTGCCTCCTTGCTGGACGAGGCGACCGCGGCCGCCGAGGCGATGACGCTCGCGCGCCGGGCGGCCAAGAAGATTCGCTCGAACGTTTTTGTCGTCGATCCGGACGTGCACCCGCAGACCCTTGCGGTGCTGCGGACGCGGGCGGAGCCGCTGGGTATTTCTTTGGTGGTTTCGTCGTCGCTGCCGGAATCGGAGTTCTTCGGAGTGCTGGTGCAGTACCCGGGCAGCTCGGGGATGTTGCGGGATCCTTCGTCGCTGATCTCCGAGGCCCACTCGCGGGGGGCGCTCGTGGCGGTGGCGGCCGACCTGCTCGGGCTGTGCCTGCTGCGCTCGCCGGGGTCGCTGGGCGCCGACATCGCGGTGGGGTCGGCGCAGCGGTTCGGCGTGCCGCTCGGATTCGGCGGCCCGCACGCGGGCTACATGTCGGTCTCTTCCGGGCTGGCCCGGTCGCTGCCGGGGCGTCTGGTCGGGGTCTCGCGGGACGCCGCCGGCGCGCCCGCCTACCGGCTCGCGCTGCAGACCCGCGAGCAGCACATCCGCCGGGAGAAGGCCACCAGCAACATCTGCACCGCGCAAGTGCTGCTGGCCGTCATGGCCGGCGCCTACGCGGTCTGGCACGGCCCCGAGGGGCTGAAGCAGATCGCGCTGCGCACGCACCGGATGGCCGCGGTGCTGGCCGCCGGTTTGGGCGCGGCCGCCCAGACCGAGACGTTCTTCGACACGGTCCGCGTCTCGGTGCCCGGCCGGGCCTCCGAGGTCGTCGCGACGGCCGCGTCGGCCGGCGTCAACCTGCTCCAGGTCGACGACGACACGGTCGGCGTCTCCTGTGACGAGACCACGACGGTCGAGCACCTGCGCGTCGTCTGGACGGCGGTCGGGCTCGACGTGACCGCGCTCGACGTGCCGGCGCTGGACGTCGCCACCGCGGACGCGATCCCGGCGTCGCTGGTGCGGAGCGATGCTTTCCTGGGGCACCCGGTGTTCTCGGAGCACCGCTCGGAGACCGCGATGCTGCGGTACCTGCGCCGGCTGTCCGATCGCGACTACGCGCTCGACCGGGGGATGATCCCGCTCGGGTCGTGCACGATGAAACTGAACGCGACGACCGAGATGGAGCCGGTCAGCTGGCCGGAGTTCGCGAACATCCACCCGTTCGCGCCGGAGTCGCAGACCGCGGGGTATACGGCGATGATCGCCGACCTGTCCCGGTGGCTGGCCGAGGTGACCGGGTACGACGAGGTCTCGCTGCAGCCGAACGCCGGCTCGCAGGGGGAGTTCGCCGGGCTGCTGGCCATCCGGGCCTACCACCGCGACCGCGGCGAGGCGCACCGGGACGTCTGTCTCATCCCGTCGTCGGCGCACGGCACCAACGCGGCTTCGGCCGTGATGGCGGGGTTGCGGGTCGCCGTCGTGGCCTGTGACGCCGACGGGAACGTAGATCTCGCCGATCTGCGCGCGCAGATCGATGCCCATCGCGACGATCTGGCCGCGCTGATGGTGACGTACCCGTCGACGCACGGGGTGTACGAGCAGACGATCACCGAGGTCTGTGCGCTGGTGCACGACGCCGGCGGCCAGGTGTACGTCGACGGGGCGAACCTGAATGCGCTGCTCGGGTTCGCCAAGCCGGGCAAGTTCGGGGCCGACGTCAGCCACCTGAACCTGCACAAGACGTTCTGCATCCCGCACGGCGGAGGCGGCCCGGGAATCGGCCCGGTCGCGGTGCGCTCGCACCTGGCGCCGTACCTGCCGAACCACCCGCTGCGCGCCGACGCGGGCCCGGCGACGGGACCGGGGCCGGTCTCGGCCGCGCCCTGGGGCTCGGCCGGCATCCTGCCGGTGCCGTGGATCTACCTGCGCCTGATGGGCGCCGAGGGCCTGGCCGCGGCGACCGGCGCGGCCGTGCTGGCGGCCAATTACGTGGCCGCGCGGCTGCGCGACTCGTTCCCGGTGCTCTACGCGGGCCAGGGCGGCCTCGTGGCCCACGAGTGCATCCTCGACCTGCGCCCGTTGACCAAGTCGACCGGCGTGACCGTCGACGACGTGGCGAAGCGTCTGATCGACTACGGGTTCCACGCCCCGACGATGTCGTTCCCGGTGGCCGGGACCCTGATGGTGGAGCCGACCGAGTCCGAGGACCTGGCCGAGCTCGACCGCTTCTGCGACGCGATGATCGCGATCCGGGCCGAGATCGAGTCGGTCGCCGCGGGTACGTGGCCGGCCGACGACAACCCGCTGGTCAATGCCCCCCACACCGCGGCGATGGTGACGGGGGAGTGGGATCACCCGTACGACCGGGCGCTGGGGGCGTTTCCGTCGGGCCGGAGTGCGGACAAGTACTGGCCGCCGGTGCGGCGGATCGATGGGGCGTTCGGCGACCGGAACCTGGTCTGCTCCTGCCCCGCGCCGGAGGCGTTCG containing:
- a CDS encoding small basic family protein, translated to MIPAVALVVGIVVGLVFKPAVPTGLEPYLPIAVVAALDAVFGGIRARLDGIFDDKVFVVSFVSNVLVAALIVYLGDKLGVGGQLSTGVVVVLGVRIFGNVAAIRRHIFRA
- a CDS encoding DUF881 domain-containing protein yields the protein MTGPDDLPRQREQDPAGSRPDPTRPDPTKPDPTMPDPDETVTEAITLPVASASASASSASTAGSAAGAPPAAAGPAPAAGATADDASPDGGSAPAERGRGTAEGGRGTAEGTGLTGDGGREIVRAGSVGGPSPAHRDPAETSRRQWWMKAAAVALCALLGLSLAAQLRRNQQDGQLSGARQEDLVRILDELDSRQQRLQTEISDLEQRRQALTTEAEGSETAQRDLEERATELGILAGTTPAVGDGLRLVFRPGRTPLRAEVILDAVEELRGAGAEAMQISGQSGGTVRIIASTAFLDVDDDLLVGDKRLTGPYTLLAIGEPQTMRAALVIPGGVVDSVEGATGTVQITTPDPVSVSATLSPASPRYAEPVD
- the gcvH gene encoding glycine cleavage system protein GcvH, which translates into the protein MIPDDLRYTAEHEWIRATSGSIVRIGITDYAQDSLGDIVFVQLPEVGNSITAGEAVGEVESTKSVSDVYAPVSGTVTAKNEALDDQPELVNGEPYGGGWMLEIELDDPSVLDGLLSADEYRELTEKD
- a CDS encoding FHA domain-containing protein; translated protein: MILGAIDDVVEASEAGGGSDPEGTRIAESLPPGSALLVVRRGPNAGSRFLLDSDVTTAGRHPESDIFLDDVTVSRRHAEFRREGGVFVVRDVGSLNGTYVNRERVESATLANGDEVQVGKFRLVFLSGPRVAP
- a CDS encoding MerR family transcriptional regulator, which produces MTASGNARAFLSIGEVLAQLRPEFPDTTISKLRFLESEGLVEPERTPAGYRKYSSEDVARLRYVLAAQRDQYLPLRVIREHLQSMGGGVPVQNPRALVEEEALPSAGDFSRPEIDVRLSRSDLLDRTGISDAQLKQIESYGLITARGAGWYDADGLAIAEAVARMAEFGLEPRHLRGYKTAADREVGLFEQVVAPVARQRGPEAKARAEETVRELAALSLRLHTALVQARLRGPLGG
- a CDS encoding bifunctional nuclease family protein, whose protein sequence is MKELNVVGVRVELPNNQPIVLLKEVAGDRYLPIWIGPVEATAIAFEQQGVRPTRPLTHDLLRDVLGALEAPLRKVEIVELRDNVFYAELVIGDGVRVSSRPSDAIALALRVGVTITCAEAVLEEAGIIIPDEQEDEVAKFREFLDTISPEDFAGS
- a CDS encoding MerR family transcriptional regulator, with translation MVKRDGTAGQAELPVSGGLAGAPTAPLHPTYDGQGVLFEPEASSPDENVGYRGPTACHVAGITYRQLDYWARTGLVEPSIRGAQGSGSQRLYSFRDILVLKIVKRLLDAGVSLQNIRLAVDQLRARGVEDLARITLLSDGTTVYECTSPEEVVDLLQGGQGVFGIAVGGAFREIEGSLAKLPGERANGSPAPATRPDDDELSRRRARRTG
- the gcvP gene encoding aminomethyl-transferring glycine dehydrogenase, producing the protein MTDRPSLASLSTPFARRHIGPSAAEVSTMLDVVGQPSVSALLSAAIPASIRLEEGLDLPAAVSEAEATAALRALAARNRPMTQMIGLGYSDTITPPVIRRNVLESPAWYTAYTPYQPEISQGRLEALLNFQTVVSDLTGLPVAGASLLDEATAAAEAMTLARRAAKKIRSNVFVVDPDVHPQTLAVLRTRAEPLGISLVVSSSLPESEFFGVLVQYPGSSGMLRDPSSLISEAHSRGALVAVAADLLGLCLLRSPGSLGADIAVGSAQRFGVPLGFGGPHAGYMSVSSGLARSLPGRLVGVSRDAAGAPAYRLALQTREQHIRREKATSNICTAQVLLAVMAGAYAVWHGPEGLKQIALRTHRMAAVLAAGLGAAAQTETFFDTVRVSVPGRASEVVATAASAGVNLLQVDDDTVGVSCDETTTVEHLRVVWTAVGLDVTALDVPALDVATADAIPASLVRSDAFLGHPVFSEHRSETAMLRYLRRLSDRDYALDRGMIPLGSCTMKLNATTEMEPVSWPEFANIHPFAPESQTAGYTAMIADLSRWLAEVTGYDEVSLQPNAGSQGEFAGLLAIRAYHRDRGEAHRDVCLIPSSAHGTNAASAVMAGLRVAVVACDADGNVDLADLRAQIDAHRDDLAALMVTYPSTHGVYEQTITEVCALVHDAGGQVYVDGANLNALLGFAKPGKFGADVSHLNLHKTFCIPHGGGGPGIGPVAVRSHLAPYLPNHPLRADAGPATGPGPVSAAPWGSAGILPVPWIYLRLMGAEGLAAATGAAVLAANYVAARLRDSFPVLYAGQGGLVAHECILDLRPLTKSTGVTVDDVAKRLIDYGFHAPTMSFPVAGTLMVEPTESEDLAELDRFCDAMIAIRAEIESVAAGTWPADDNPLVNAPHTAAMVTGEWDHPYDRALGAFPSGRSADKYWPPVRRIDGAFGDRNLVCSCPAPEAFASI